A DNA window from Danio aesculapii chromosome 1, fDanAes4.1, whole genome shotgun sequence contains the following coding sequences:
- the LOC130223030 gene encoding GTPase IMAP family member 8-like: protein MLAQRKWRYIDDIIKKLGVNIMLLGNTGAGKSASGNTIMGEDRFLEHFSPQAVTYFSELANTVVDGQRITVMDTVGLSNTQVKISEAKRQIENMLKEKDVHVFLLVVRLGDKFTEFESKLLKWIRQNFGADIFKRTIVLFTHVDQLHEPVERYLHESKSLQSIIHQCFGRYHVFNNRDKGRAQVNELLEKIKKVRMMNGELSRYSIRDYRKVQHDLLMKDCAIGAAVCGVMFFMIAPALGVGKAAQTGAMIGTGLLALAAFLGVIILARKCFS, encoded by the coding sequence AATTAGGTGTGAACATCATGCTGTTGGGTAACACAGGAGCGGGAAAGAGCGCATCTGGAAACACCATCATGGGTGAAGACAGATTTCTAGAACATTTTTCTCCTCAGGCTGTGACTTATTTCAGTGAATTAGCAAATACAGTAGTTGATGGACAAAGGATCACTGTGATGGACACTGTCGGACTCTCCAACACACAAGTGAAGATCTCGGAGGCTAAAAGACAAATAGAGAATATGTTAAAGGAAAAAGATGTCCATGTGTTTCTGCTGGTGGTCAGACTGGGTGATAAATTCACTGAGTTCGAGAGTAAGTTGCTGAAGTGGATCAGGCAGAATTTCGGAGCAGACATCTTTAAGCGCACAATAGTGCTGTTTACTCACGTGGATCAGTTACATGAGCCTGTAGAGAGATATCTGCATGAATCTAAATCACTGCAGTCGATCATTCATCAGTGTTTTGGACGCTATCATGTTTTTAACAACAGAGACAAAGGTCGCGCTCAAGTCAATGAGCTTCTGGAGAAAATAAAGAAAGTTCGGATGATGAATGGGGAACTCAGTCGATACTCTATTCGGGATTATAGAAAGGTTCAACACGATCTTCTAATGAAAGATTGTGCAATTGGAGCAGCAGTATGTGGAGTCATGTTTTTTATGATAGCTCCTGCATTAGGTGTGGGGAAAGCAGCGCAAACAGGAGCAATGATAGGCACAGGTCTGCTAGCATTAGCAGCTTTTTTGGGAGTGATTATTTTGGCAAGAAAATGTTTTtcttaa